Part of the Sporomusa termitida genome, GGCAGCGTTATTTGCAAACTGCATCGGGGCAGTTGTTTTATGCCGGGGAAAGCGAAACCGCGGCACCTGGAAGCGATAAACAGCGCGAAAGAAAGTTCATCCTGGAACTGCTGGCAATGGGGCTGGCGATCCGTATAGGGAGGAAAACCGATGTGGCAAAGGCTGATTTTTGAGTTTGCAATCCGGGCTGTTTCCCCGGTCCGCTGCGGCGCTGTCGAGAGCGAGGTGGTCAAAGATCCGAACGGCAAGCCGGTGCTTTTGGGGAATTCACTGGGTGGGGCGCTGCGGGACTACTTGCGGCAGGGGGGTGTAGGAAAAGAGGCGATTGAAAAAATAATGGGCGGCGAGGGCGAACCCGGGAATAGAAAGGGCTTCAAGCCAAGCTCTATTCACATCAGCGACGGGACAGTGGAAAATTATGCGGATGAGGAAAGCGACCCGCTTCCCCGCCGGCAAGGGACAAAAATCAACCCTGTTTATGGCGCGGCTGAGCAAAATCAGAAATATGAATTGGAGTATTTGCCGGCAGGGACAACGGTCAGCTTTACAATTGAGAGTGATGTGTGGGCCGGCCATGAAGCTAAGGCCGGGCTGCAGCTCCGGGAACTGGAGAAGGTTGTTGCCACCTGGGCCAACGGATTTGCCGGCGGGGCGATAGTGCTGGGAGGACGAAAAAGCAATGGTTTTGGCCGGTTTACGCTGGA contains:
- a CDS encoding RAMP superfamily CRISPR-associated protein, translated to MWQRLIFEFAIRAVSPVRCGAVESEVVKDPNGKPVLLGNSLGGALRDYLRQGGVGKEAIEKIMGGEGEPGNRKGFKPSSIHISDGTVENYADEESDPLPRRQGTKINPVYGAAEQNQKYELEYLPAGTTVSFTIESDVWAGHEAKAGLQLRELEKVVATWANGFAGGAIVLGGRKSNGFGRFTLDSLQKRVFSLSSSQALDRFIFDGDESRPRRRCSGRRCRTIPCCPGEPLLSLCRASFPTACTRLFPWRIRMQAPGRWVPGADRLPVC